The Spirosoma sp. SC4-14 DNA window CGATTGCTTGATGAAATCTCTGCGGTTCATGGTATAAAGAGCGAAAGAGTGAAAGAGTGCCGCAACGGAGGTTGAAAGAGCGAAATTTGGAATCCTTTTCGCTCTTTCGCTCTTTCACTCTTTCACCATTAAGTGAGTTGATATTCGGGTAAGCTCATAAGAGCTGCGGTTAGCGCATGAATACGCTCCGAACGCGACTGGGCTAGGTTAGTTTGTTTGTTGATAAGTGTCTGCTGATCAGAAGAGAGCGGAAAGGGCAGCAGGGCGGAGGCTATGGCTTCTGTCAATTGTACATCCGGTGTGTGGGCAAACGCGTTTTCAAAACCCTCCCAGTTTACTTTTACATGAAACTGCTGACCGCCTTTTCGGGCCAGTGCCTGAACGTTCACGTCGCCCTCATCCTTAGCACGAACTGTTACTTCAGCCGCTTTTAGCACATAGTTTGGCAACTGCATCCGAAACAGCAGACTCGACGAATCGATCCAGTTTTTACCACCGGGCCAGCCAGCAACGTTGGGCGGATAAAACAGCATTTGACCGAGGGTTCGCTGTACAAAAATCTGCGGTTGCGGCTGATCGAACGTTAAGCCCAATGTATGGCGCATCCCGGCCAATAATTCAACCGGCGATTTGATGTGTGTTCCCACATTTTTGGCGTCATAGAACCAGTCGGCGGTGAAAATAGTCTCCATTAGTCCGGCGATGTCGTAGCCGCTCGTGTAAAACGCATCGGCTAGTTGATCAACCCGACTTTTGTCCTCCGTTTCGTTCACAAAGAATCGGTAAATCTTGCTTGTTATGAAGCGAGCTGTTTGCCGGTTTTCGAGCAACATAGTAATCACATCTTCACCTTTGAAGGCGCCGGTTTTGCCGAAAACGGTCTTTTCGCCTTCGTCATGTACGCGCTCCCGAAACACAAACTGGCCATCGGGCGTAAACTGCCAGCCCGTAAACGCCCGTGCCGCTTCTTTGATGTCGTGCTCCGAATAGTTACCCCGGCCGAGGGTAAACAGCTCCATCACTTCGCGGGCAAAATTCTCGTTGGGTGCATTTTTTCGATTCTGCTGATTATTTAGAAACTGTAACATGGCAGGTTCTTTCGAAACGGCCATCAGTAGATCGCCAAACCGACCCAGCGCATTCCGGCGAATGGTGTTGGCATAGTGCTGCATAAAGAGCGGGTTTTGCCCCATCGTCCGGCAGGCGAAATGCCCGTGCCAGAATAGTGCCATCTTTTCGCGCAAGGCACCCCTTCCCGACGCCATCTGGTCGAGCCATTGCAGATTCAGATCCCGAACTTTCCCGGCATTTTCGCGGATGCGTTCTTTCAGCATGGCCCGGTCCAGTTGTCCATCGCGAGCCATGCCCTTCAACTCCTTTTTCGTAACGTTTTCGCCGGGTTCTACCACGCGCAGTTCCGTTATGTTCGCACTGTCGTTGATCAGTTGCCGAACTACCTTTCGGACTGATTTTCGGGCGGCATCGTCCAGTTCGGCGGGTGTACCGCCAAAACCAGCGCGGCTATAGAGGTAGCGTACCTGTTGCAGTCGGGTTTGTTTGTCCATACATCTTAGCAACTAACTGTAGTATTCAGACAAACGAAATAGATAAACGTTTAAGAGCGAGGAGATTAAATTTTCCTATTACAAATACACTGATAGTCCGACCAGTGTTTCGCACTACAATCAACCGAACGGACCAATGAGTTGAACTTTCAATAGAGCTAACAAGTGGCTAGATTAGCCTAAAGGCGAAATCTTATACGATCCATCTTTGTTAAAACGAATAATTACTTCTCCCACTCCACCGGTCCCATATCTCCTGTTGCCCTCTCTCTGTTTTTCATTAATATGAGGTATGACGGCGCTCGTCCATCGCTTCTTTGTAATCGGACGCCTAAACACTCTATCTCCAATAATTTTTTCTAAGCATTGATTCAAAGAAGCCTTATCACCTACTGTTTTCTGCACTCGACCTGTTGAATCGGCATCATAAATCAAAATGATATCACCATCAAAATCCGCAAACCGATTCGGCGGATTATCTTTATATAAATCATCTATTCTGGGATACAGACGCCAACATAACTCGTTCTGGCTATTATGATATTCATATAGATGCACAATTCCTTTATCATATTCCAGACTAAACCAATGTTCTCGAATGCAAGATTGTATAAAACTAAAAAGAGCTTTTCTCTTTATGGGGTCTGTAGCAATTTTCACCTCCTTGACTTCTGTACAAGGTGGAGGATTACCTTCCTGGGCATAGCTTGCCACTGCAATCAATATTAGAAGTGTAGACAATGAATACGCTACTTTCATAACAGTCATACATTTTATCAAGAAATTACTCCCATGAGTTTAGCAATGTAGAAAAACTTATTCTCCCAATTCACCAACGGCCCTTTCGGAAAGATCCTGAGAACAATCTATTAAAAAAAAGTTAATCTGAGTCAGCGCATGAGGACCACGCAACAGGAAGCATAGTTTTCTCGTACTAGATAATGCAGTTCGTCAATGGGGCGAATCCATACCTATTTCTGTTTTTTTATGCTATACCGTTTATGGTCTTATACTGGCCGACTCCTGGTAGGTTTATGCCTGGTTGTCACTGGCCGTTTATCTGCTCAACAGTTACCCTATTCTGCTACGCAACGGCAGCAGTTGGATAAGCTTCGGCAGACGATTCAGAAAACCCAGGATGCTAACTATAGCCGCGCGCTTTCGCTGGCAAAAAGTCTGGGACGGCCAATTACCCAAATTCATAGAAATGGCAAGATTGTAACACTAGCAGGCGTCGACGATCATGGCAATCTGCTTTACCACACTACTCACGTTGGCAATGCGCAGGTAGCAAACATTACCCGCACATCGTCGCTCTATTCGGGAGGTAGCCTCGGCTTAAACCTGTCGGGAACTAGTGCCTCGGTACAGAACAAACTGGGTATCTGGGATGGGGCAGCCGTACGGTCAACACACGTTGAACTAAAAGGCCGAATTACCCAGAATGATAAAGCCAGCACAACCACCGACGATGAAGAACATCCTACCCACGTAGCCACAACGATGATTGGTGCAGGAGTAAATTCGCAGGCAAGAGGAATGGCTTACGGTGCGAACCTGCAAGCCTGGGACTACAACAGCGATGTATCTGAAATGACAGTTGCGGCCTCCAGCCTGCTTATCTCGAACCATTCATATGGCTATCAGGCTGGTTATCAATACAACTCGGCCCGATCGGGATCAACTCAATGGGAATGGTATGGCGATACAACGGTTAGCCGGGTTTATGATTATAAATTTGGCCAGTATGACTCCCAGGCCCAGTCGTGGGATAAAATTGCCAACTCGGCACCCTATTATCTGATCGTCAAGTCGGCTGGTAATGATCATGCGGCCAGCGGTTATACAGCCGGAGAGTCGTATGTGATGGTCAATCATAATAATAAGGTCAGTAAAGTTCCGCGTGACCTACAGACAGGTTATGACCAGATTTCGACCAATGGCGTTGCCAAAAACATTCTCTCCGTCGGTGCTGCCAACTATCCGACCTATGGCTATAACCGCCCTGGCGATGTGGTATTAGCCGATTTTAGTAGCTGGGGGCCCGCCGACGATGGGCGTATCAAACCCGATATTGTTGGTATCGGTGTCAATATTCTGTCGGGCAATTCCAGTAACGATAGTGCTTATGTATCGCTCAGTGGCACCTCAATGGCTACTCCCAATGTGTCGGGGTCATTACTGCTACTTCAGGAATACTATGCCCAGCTTAATCCGGGGCAATATATGCGCTCATCTACCTTACGGGGGCTAGTATTGCATACGGCTTATGAAGCAGGTCCATCGCCCGGTCCCGATTACCAGTTTGGCTGGGGATTACTCAATACCGAAAAAGCGGCCCGCGTTATTGGCAATACCGATAAAACAAACCTGCTCAGCGAGCGGACATTAGCACAAGGGCAACGCGATACGATCCAGGTTGTGGCGTCAGGGCATGGACCATTGGTTGCTACCATTTGCTGGACTGATCCGGCCGGTACGCCAACCTCAACCGTCAACGACCGTGCGCCCAAGCTGGTGAATGACCTCGATCTCCGTGTTATCAACGATACAACAACCAACTCTCCCTGGATTCTCGACCCTAACAATCCCAGCAAGGCCGCTACTACCGGCGATAACATTCGTGACAATATCGAACAGGTCTACATCGAAAATGCTGTTCCTGGCAAAACCTACACGATTGTTATTTCCAATAAGGCAACGCTCAGTGGCAACAAACAGGACTATGCACTAATCGTGAGCGGTGTTGGCGGACAGGCTTACTGTGCATCGTCGGCCAGTTCGTCGGCCGATACAAAAATCAATGCGGTAAGCTTCAGCACCATCAATCAAACGAACGCCAGTGGCTGCACGACCTATTCTGATTTCACCAAACAAACCGTTGGAACGGTTCAGGCCAATCAGACGCTTCCGCTATCGGTAACAACCGGCAGTTGTGGAACCGCTAAAAATGTAGTTGTTAAAGCGTTTGCCGACTGGAATGCTAATGGCGATTTTACGGATGCGGGCGATAACATGGCAACGTCGGGTGTACTGAACGGGCCGGGTGTTTTTACGACAAACATCACCATTCCTCAGAGCGTAAGCCTGGGGCAACTCATTCGGCTCCGTATTGTAGCAACCGAAACCAGCGACCCCGCCAGTGTGAATCCATGTGGTACCTATGGCAATGGCGAAACACAGGACTATTTGCTTCGGGTGATTCAGACTTCCAATGATGTAGGAGCCGCCAGTTTACTATCCCCCATTGACAATTTATGTGCGACATCGGACCTGACTATATCGGTAGAAGTACAAAACTATGGATCACAGGCCCAAACGAATGTACCTGTTACGGTCGCCATTATAGATGCTACCAAAAATACGATCGGCACGCTATCGGGCACGCTGGGTACACTGCCAGCCTATGGCGCGGGTCAGGTGGCTCTATCTCCAGGTAATCTAACCCTAACACCCGGCCAAACCTATACGTTTGTCGCAACAACCGGCCTGGCCAGCGATCAGAATTCGGCCAATAATCAGTTCGTAACGACTCGAACCGTGGCCCCAGCCGCAACGGGTGGTATTTTTGCGGCAACAACCTGTGGCATCGATACCGCTTTTTATTTGACCAACAAAGGCAACGCAACCGCATTCTGGTACGATGCCCCAACGGGTGGCAACCTGCTGGCGGCCGGAAACGGCGTTTCTTATACTGGTCTTCCGGCAGGAGGAGCATTCTACGCCGGTCTGAACGAATTCGGCGGTCGGCTAGGGCCAGTGGCAAAGAGCGACTTTGGCGGAGGTAGCTATGCCTATAATTTTGGGCCGTCGCCACTGATCACCACTACGGTTCCGATCACGCTATCGAGCGCACGACTCTACATAGGGCATTCGGGTACATTAACGTTTACCGTAACCACGC harbors:
- a CDS encoding DUF1800 domain-containing protein, which encodes MDKQTRLQQVRYLYSRAGFGGTPAELDDAARKSVRKVVRQLINDSANITELRVVEPGENVTKKELKGMARDGQLDRAMLKERIRENAGKVRDLNLQWLDQMASGRGALREKMALFWHGHFACRTMGQNPLFMQHYANTIRRNALGRFGDLLMAVSKEPAMLQFLNNQQNRKNAPNENFAREVMELFTLGRGNYSEHDIKEAARAFTGWQFTPDGQFVFRERVHDEGEKTVFGKTGAFKGEDVITMLLENRQTARFITSKIYRFFVNETEDKSRVDQLADAFYTSGYDIAGLMETIFTADWFYDAKNVGTHIKSPVELLAGMRHTLGLTFDQPQPQIFVQRTLGQMLFYPPNVAGWPGGKNWIDSSSLLFRMQLPNYVLKAAEVTVRAKDEGDVNVQALARKGGQQFHVKVNWEGFENAFAHTPDVQLTEAIASALLPFPLSSDQQTLINKQTNLAQSRSERIHALTAALMSLPEYQLT
- a CDS encoding S8 family serine peptidase is translated as MLYRLWSYTGRLLVGLCLVVTGRLSAQQLPYSATQRQQLDKLRQTIQKTQDANYSRALSLAKSLGRPITQIHRNGKIVTLAGVDDHGNLLYHTTHVGNAQVANITRTSSLYSGGSLGLNLSGTSASVQNKLGIWDGAAVRSTHVELKGRITQNDKASTTTDDEEHPTHVATTMIGAGVNSQARGMAYGANLQAWDYNSDVSEMTVAASSLLISNHSYGYQAGYQYNSARSGSTQWEWYGDTTVSRVYDYKFGQYDSQAQSWDKIANSAPYYLIVKSAGNDHAASGYTAGESYVMVNHNNKVSKVPRDLQTGYDQISTNGVAKNILSVGAANYPTYGYNRPGDVVLADFSSWGPADDGRIKPDIVGIGVNILSGNSSNDSAYVSLSGTSMATPNVSGSLLLLQEYYAQLNPGQYMRSSTLRGLVLHTAYEAGPSPGPDYQFGWGLLNTEKAARVIGNTDKTNLLSERTLAQGQRDTIQVVASGHGPLVATICWTDPAGTPTSTVNDRAPKLVNDLDLRVINDTTTNSPWILDPNNPSKAATTGDNIRDNIEQVYIENAVPGKTYTIVISNKATLSGNKQDYALIVSGVGGQAYCASSASSSADTKINAVSFSTINQTNASGCTTYSDFTKQTVGTVQANQTLPLSVTTGSCGTAKNVVVKAFADWNANGDFTDAGDNMATSGVLNGPGVFTTNITIPQSVSLGQLIRLRIVATETSDPASVNPCGTYGNGETQDYLLRVIQTSNDVGAASLLSPIDNLCATSDLTISVEVQNYGSQAQTNVPVTVAIIDATKNTIGTLSGTLGTLPAYGAGQVALSPGNLTLTPGQTYTFVATTGLASDQNSANNQFVTTRTVAPAATGGIFAATTCGIDTAFYLTNKGNATAFWYDAPTGGNLLAAGNGVSYTGLPAGGAFYAGLNEFGGRLGPVAKSDFGGGSYAYNFGPSPLITTTVPITLSSARLYIGHSGTLTFTVTTLSGSTVSSVSIPVVATRTLPLSATATNGMLADDPNDPGAVYALNLKIPQAGTYQINIDYADSAAIFRSNVGVSGFPYRLTTANGQTVVSTKGSLYQSSSTTIDTLTNAWYYFYDLQIKSADCPSESRVAVTPTTGVATTASITPNTSTSICSGSTITLQANTGNGLTYQWYRNGTAIASATNRAFQVASAGQYSVQVTGVCTPVVSSAVSVSVTTATTPTISVNGFTLTTNAVSGIQWLLNGVAISGANSTTYAVPQTGRYSVRGNVNGCGELISSEVYLTILAAEPTLADNILSVYPNPTTSQVTVSLSAANSFKQTPTVHLTDLKGATLLTTALHQDGKNYSTVLDVSTLPGGTFFVVIKDDETQNVWVRRISKQ